A genomic region of Mycobacterium senriense contains the following coding sequences:
- a CDS encoding undecaprenyl-diphosphate phosphatase: MTAHLSYVEAVVVGAFQGVTELFPVSSLGHAVLVPALVGGRWAQDLSVSAPKSPYLAFIVGLHVATAAALLVFFWRDWVRILTGFVTSLRHRRIQTPDERLAWLIVAGTIPVGLAGLLLEQLFRTTLGKPVPAAAFLLLNGIALYVGEVLRRRIAPAPDQAVMDRGEPEHGDEASDRRLAQLSLPRGVVIGAAQILALLPGISRSGITIVAGLWRGLSHEDAARFSFLLATPIILAAGVYKIPELFGPLGAGIGGQVLAGSVASFVCAYLAVRFLTRYFETRTLTPFAIYCALTGGASLIWFALR; this comes from the coding sequence ATGACCGCGCACCTGAGCTACGTGGAGGCCGTGGTGGTCGGCGCATTCCAAGGCGTGACCGAGCTGTTCCCGGTGTCCAGCCTGGGGCACGCGGTGCTGGTGCCGGCGCTGGTAGGCGGGCGATGGGCCCAGGACCTCAGCGTGTCCGCGCCCAAGTCGCCGTACCTCGCGTTCATCGTGGGCCTGCATGTGGCCACCGCCGCCGCCCTGCTGGTGTTCTTCTGGCGCGACTGGGTGCGCATCCTGACGGGGTTTGTCACCTCGCTGCGGCATCGGCGGATCCAGACGCCCGACGAACGGCTCGCCTGGCTGATCGTGGCGGGCACCATCCCGGTGGGCCTGGCGGGGCTTTTGCTGGAACAGCTGTTCCGCACCACGCTCGGCAAGCCCGTACCCGCGGCGGCCTTCCTGTTGCTCAACGGCATCGCCCTATATGTCGGCGAGGTGCTGCGCCGGCGCATCGCTCCCGCACCGGATCAGGCCGTGATGGACCGCGGGGAACCCGAACACGGCGACGAGGCCTCCGACCGCCGGCTCGCCCAACTCTCCCTGCCCCGCGGCGTGGTGATCGGCGCGGCGCAAATCCTCGCGTTACTGCCCGGCATCAGCCGCTCGGGAATCACCATCGTGGCCGGGCTGTGGCGGGGCTTGTCGCACGAAGACGCGGCCCGATTCTCCTTTTTGCTTGCGACCCCGATCATCCTGGCCGCGGGCGTGTACAAGATCCCGGAACTCTTCGGGCCGCTCGGCGCCGGAATCGGCGGCCAGGTACTGGCCGGCAGCGTCGCCTCATTCGTGTGCGCCTATCTCGCCGTGCGTTTCCTGACACGGTATTTCGAGACCCGCACGCTGACGCCGTTCGCGATCTACTGTGCCCTGACCGGCGGCGCCAGCCTGATCTGGTTCGCCCTGCGCTGA
- a CDS encoding SDR family oxidoreductase, giving the protein MADTASIGLKVRGKVVVITGGARGIGLATATALHNLGAKVAIGDVDERRVKESGADLGLDVYGKLDVTDPHSFSDFLDEVERRLGPIDVLINNAGIMPVGKIVDEPDAVTRRILDINVYGVIVGSKLAAQRMAPRGKGHVINVASLAGELNIVGLATYCASKHAVVGFTDSARLEYHDAGVKFSLVLPTFVNTELVAGTPGMKGFRNAEPTEISDAIVNLVAHPKPRVRITKAAGAMVVSQKFWPRRIAEGLNRMLGGDHVFTDDVDVAKRRAYEARARGEE; this is encoded by the coding sequence ATGGCAGACACGGCGTCGATTGGCCTGAAGGTCCGCGGCAAGGTCGTCGTGATCACCGGTGGCGCCCGGGGCATCGGGCTGGCCACCGCCACCGCGCTGCACAATCTGGGCGCCAAGGTCGCCATCGGCGACGTCGACGAGAGGCGCGTGAAGGAGTCGGGCGCCGACCTGGGCCTGGACGTCTACGGGAAGCTCGACGTCACCGATCCGCACTCGTTCTCCGATTTCCTGGACGAGGTCGAGCGCCGGCTCGGCCCGATCGACGTGCTGATCAACAACGCCGGCATCATGCCCGTCGGCAAGATCGTCGACGAGCCGGACGCGGTCACCCGGCGGATCCTCGACATCAACGTCTACGGCGTGATCGTCGGCAGCAAACTGGCCGCCCAGCGCATGGCGCCACGCGGCAAGGGGCACGTCATCAACGTCGCCTCGCTGGCCGGTGAACTCAACATCGTCGGGCTGGCCACCTACTGCGCCAGCAAGCACGCGGTGGTCGGATTCACCGACTCGGCCCGCCTCGAGTACCACGACGCCGGCGTGAAGTTCTCGCTTGTGTTGCCGACGTTCGTCAACACCGAGTTGGTCGCCGGAACTCCCGGCATGAAGGGGTTCCGCAACGCCGAACCCACCGAGATCTCCGACGCGATCGTCAACCTGGTGGCCCACCCCAAACCCCGGGTGCGGATCACCAAGGCGGCGGGCGCCATGGTGGTGTCCCAGAAATTCTGGCCGCGCCGAATCGCCGAGGGGCTCAACCGGATGCTCGGTGGTGATCACGTCTTCACCGACGACGTCGACGTCGCCAAGCGCCGGGCGTACGAGGCCCGCGCCCGCGGCGAGGAGTAA
- a CDS encoding CaiB/BaiF CoA-transferase family protein codes for MADGLLDAVRVLDLSSGVADAVTRLFADLGADVLKVEPPGGGLGRDALPTLRGASIPFAVHNANKRSAVLDPFDDEDCDRFLDLAAEADIVVDTGADERGAMFGTSGEELAARYPHLVVLSITDFGATGSRSSWRATDPVLYAMGGALSRSGPTTGTPVLPPDGIASATAAVQAAWAALAAYYNRLRCGTGDYIDFSWFDAVVMALDPAFGAHGQAAAGVRRSGRWRGRPKNQDAYPIYPCQDGYVRLCVMAPRQWRGLRCWLGEPEEFQDPKYDAIGARFAAWPRISELIRELFAAQTMKDLVAAGQANGVPIAAVLTPARILGSEHFQAVGAITDAELVPGVRTSVPTGYFVVDGRRAGFRTPAPAAGHDEPYWRGTPSVVPSSSGRLGDYPFAGLRILDLGIIVAGGELSRLFGDLGADVIKVESVDYPDGLRQARVGDAISESFAWTHRNNRGLGLDLRSTEGKKIFARLVAEADAVFANFKPGTLTALGFSYDQLRAVNPRIVLAESSAFGDTGPWSARLGYGPLVRATTGVTRLWTSDGAPGEADTGRHGFYDATTVFPDHVVGRVTAIGALAALIHRNRTGRGAHVHISQAEVVVNQLDTLYVTQAALAAGVAQIREDTSLHAVYPCAGEDEWCVISIRSDDEWRRAASVFDHAGWADDPRFATGEARLNHRDELVELVSGWTRTRTPLRAAELLQSAGVPAGPMNRPPDVLEDPQLIARNVYSPMTHPLIESPLPAETGPAPYRHIPAARQAPAPLPGQDTVEICRSVLGMNPADIQRLIDDGVLSVPPDGADS; via the coding sequence ATGGCCGACGGATTGCTCGATGCCGTTCGCGTCCTCGACTTGTCGAGCGGCGTCGCGGACGCGGTCACCCGGCTGTTCGCCGACCTGGGCGCCGACGTCCTCAAGGTGGAGCCGCCGGGCGGTGGCCTGGGACGCGATGCGCTGCCCACGCTACGGGGAGCAAGCATTCCGTTCGCGGTGCACAACGCGAACAAGCGGAGCGCGGTGCTCGATCCGTTCGACGACGAGGACTGCGACCGCTTCCTGGACTTGGCCGCCGAGGCCGACATCGTCGTGGACACCGGCGCCGACGAACGCGGAGCCATGTTCGGGACCTCGGGCGAGGAGCTGGCGGCCCGCTATCCGCACCTGGTGGTGCTGTCGATCACCGACTTCGGTGCGACGGGTTCGCGGTCGTCGTGGCGTGCCACCGATCCCGTGTTGTATGCAATGGGTGGCGCGTTGTCGCGCTCCGGTCCCACCACCGGCACCCCCGTGCTGCCGCCGGACGGTATCGCATCGGCGACCGCCGCGGTTCAGGCGGCGTGGGCAGCGCTCGCGGCGTACTATAACCGATTACGTTGCGGCACAGGCGATTACATCGACTTCTCCTGGTTCGACGCCGTCGTCATGGCCCTCGATCCCGCCTTCGGAGCACACGGTCAGGCCGCCGCCGGGGTCCGTCGCAGCGGGCGGTGGCGCGGCCGGCCGAAGAACCAGGACGCCTACCCGATCTACCCCTGCCAGGACGGCTACGTCCGGCTGTGCGTGATGGCGCCGCGGCAGTGGCGCGGCCTGCGGTGCTGGCTGGGGGAGCCGGAGGAGTTCCAGGACCCGAAATACGACGCGATCGGTGCGCGGTTCGCGGCCTGGCCCCGGATCAGCGAACTCATCCGGGAACTGTTCGCCGCGCAGACCATGAAGGACCTGGTGGCCGCCGGACAGGCGAACGGGGTGCCGATCGCCGCGGTGCTGACACCGGCGCGGATCCTGGGGTCCGAGCACTTTCAGGCGGTGGGCGCCATCACCGACGCCGAACTCGTCCCCGGCGTGCGCACCAGCGTGCCGACCGGATATTTCGTCGTCGACGGCCGGCGCGCGGGTTTTCGCACGCCGGCGCCGGCCGCGGGCCACGACGAACCCTATTGGCGGGGCACTCCGTCGGTGGTCCCGTCGTCCTCGGGCCGGCTCGGCGACTACCCCTTTGCCGGGCTGCGGATCCTCGATCTGGGCATCATCGTCGCCGGTGGTGAGCTGAGCCGGTTGTTCGGCGACCTGGGCGCCGACGTCATCAAGGTCGAAAGCGTCGATTACCCGGACGGATTGCGGCAGGCCCGGGTCGGCGACGCCATCAGCGAGTCGTTCGCCTGGACGCACCGCAACAACCGCGGATTGGGACTGGATCTGCGCAGCACCGAGGGCAAGAAGATCTTCGCCCGCCTGGTGGCCGAGGCCGACGCAGTGTTCGCCAACTTCAAGCCGGGAACCCTTACGGCACTGGGGTTTTCCTACGATCAGCTGCGCGCCGTCAACCCGCGGATCGTGCTGGCCGAAAGCAGCGCGTTCGGCGACACGGGCCCGTGGAGCGCCCGATTGGGCTACGGCCCGCTGGTCCGCGCCACCACCGGGGTTACCCGGCTCTGGACGTCCGACGGCGCGCCGGGCGAAGCCGACACCGGCAGGCACGGGTTTTACGACGCGACGACGGTATTCCCCGACCACGTGGTGGGGCGGGTCACGGCGATCGGCGCGCTGGCCGCGCTGATCCACCGCAACCGGACCGGGCGCGGAGCCCACGTGCACATCTCGCAGGCCGAAGTCGTGGTCAACCAGCTCGACACGCTGTACGTCACCCAGGCCGCGCTGGCCGCGGGTGTCGCACAGATCCGCGAGGACACCAGCCTGCATGCGGTCTACCCCTGCGCGGGCGAGGACGAATGGTGCGTCATCTCGATCCGCTCTGACGACGAATGGCGCCGCGCCGCTTCGGTATTCGACCATGCCGGATGGGCAGACGATCCGCGCTTCGCCACCGGTGAAGCGCGGCTGAACCATCGCGACGAGCTGGTGGAGCTGGTCTCCGGCTGGACCCGCACGCGCACCCCGCTGCGGGCGGCCGAGCTGCTGCAGTCCGCCGGGGTGCCCGCCGGGCCGATGAACCGCCCGCCGGATGTGCTCGAGGACCCACAGCTGATCGCGCGGAACGTGTACAGCCCCATGACGCATCCGCTGATCGAGAGCCCGTTGCCGGCCGAGACGGGCCCGGCGCCGTACCGCCACATCCCGGCGGCCCGGCAGGCCCCGGCGCCGCTGCCCGGCCAGGACACCGTCGAGATCTGCCGAAGCGTGCTGGGAATGAACCCCGCGGACATCCAGCGCCTGATCGACGACGGCGTCCTGTCCGTCCCGCCCGACGGCGCGGATTCATAG